The Oryzias latipes chromosome 1, ASM223467v1 genome contains a region encoding:
- the LOC101171386 gene encoding mitochondrial Rho GTPase 1-A isoform X1, whose product MRKDVRILLVGEPKVGKTSLIMSLVSEEFPDLVPYRAEEITIPADVTPERVPTHIVDYSEAEQTDEQLFQEISKANVICIVYSVNNKKSIEKVTSHWIPLITENTDKDSRVPLILVGNKSDLVEHSSMETVLPIMNQYSEIETCVECSAKNLKNISELFYYAQKAVLHPTGPLYCPEKKDMKPLCVKALARIFKVSDLDNDGILNDNELNFFQRTCFNTPLEHQALEDVKNVVRKNLIDGVHDNGLTLKGFLFLHMLFIQRGRHETTWTVLRRFGYDDDLELNQDYLFPPLKVPPDCTTELNYNAYLFLQSVFDKHDKDRDCALSPEELEDLFDVFPYMPWGADVNNTVCTNERGWITYQGYLSQWTLTTYLDVQRCLEYLGYLGYSIIAEQESQADGITVTRDKKIDLQKKQTQRSVFRCNVFGEVGSGKSGFLQAFLGRNLSRQKTIKEEHRSYYAISTTYVYGQEKYLLLHEVFPDFDYLSDSDLACDVVCLVYDASNPYSFEYCAKVFKQYFMDSKTPCMMIAAKSDLPEVKQMYGCSPLEFCRRHKMPPPQSFTCNTAGDPSREIYTKLTTMAMYPHARLRCMCTCNRCTFCLCQNFLNSELLQTVRAKFYAVMLRRHVSQADRKSATFWLRASVGATVFAVLGVAMYRVLLKSR is encoded by the exons ATGCGAAAAGACGTGAGGATCCTGCTGGTAGGAGAAC CCAAGGTGGGGAAGACATCACTCATCATGTCTCTGGTCAGCGAGGAGTTTCCAGATTTG GTCCCCTATAGAGCTGAGGAGATCACCATACCTGCAGATGTCACACCAGAGAGAGTTCCCACACACATAGTCGACTATTCAG AGGCGGAGCAGACAGATGAGCAACTGTTTCAAGAGATTTCTAAG GCAAATGTCATTTGCATCGTGTACTCTGTCAACAACAAGAAGTCCATAGAGAAA GTGACCAGTCACTGGATCCCCCTAATCACCGAGAACACAGACAAGGACAGCAG GGTTCCTCTGATCCTGGTGGGGAACAAGTCAGACCTGGTGGAGCACAGCAGCATGGAGACCGTGCTTCCCATTATGAACCAGTACAGCGAGATAGAGACTTGTGTTGAG TGTTCAGCAAAGAACCTAAAGAACATCTCTGAGTTGTTCTACTATGCTCAGAAGGCTGTCCTTCATCCCACAGGTCCACTCTACTGTCCAGAGAAAAAAGAT ATGAAGCCGCTTTGTGTTAAAGCCCTGGCTCGGATCTTTAAAGTGTCCGACCTGGACAACGATGGCATCCTCAATGACAACGAGCTCAACTTTTTCCAG CGGACTTGCTTCAACACTCCTCTGGAGCATCAGGCGTTGGAGGACGTGAAAAACGTGGTTAGGAAGAATTTGATCGACGGTGTCCATGACAACGGCCTTACATTGAAAG GCTTCCTGTTTCTCCACATGCTCTTCATCCAGCGAGGACGCCATGAAACCACCTGGACTGTCCTGAGGAGGTTTGGATACGACGATGATTTGGAGCTGAATCAGGACTACCTTTTCCCCCC GTTGAAAGTTCCTCCCGACTGCACCACTGAGCTCAATTACAATGCCTACCTGTTCCTGCAGAGCGTCTTTGACAAACACGAtaag GACCGTGACTGTGCCTTGTCGCCTGAAGAGTTGGAGGActtgtttgatgtttttcccTACATGCCCTGGGGTGCAGATGTCAACAATACCGTTTGCACTAATGAGCGAGGGTGGATCACTTACCAGGGCTATCTCTCACAGTGGAC gttAACAACGTATCTGGATGTTCAGCGATGTTTGGAGTATTTAGGTTACCTCGGTTACTCAATAATTGCTGAGCAGGAGTCGCAGGCGGATGGAATTACAG TGACCAGAGATAAGAAGATTGACTTACAGAAGAAGCAGACCCAGCGCAGCGTCTTCCGCTGCAACGTGTTTGGAGAAGTCGGCAGTGGAAAAAGCGGCTTCCTCCAAGCGTTTCTGGGTCGAAACCTCTCG cGACAAAAGACGATTAAAGAGGAGCACAGATCCTACTACGCAATCAGTACGACCTACGTTTACGGCCAGGAGAAATACCTTCTG cTGCATGAAGTATTCCCCGACTTCGACTACTTGTCTGACTCTGATCTGGCTTGTGACGTTGTCTGCCTGGTCTATGATGCCAGCAACCCGTACTCCTTTGAATACTGCGCCAAAGTTTTTAAG CAATACTTCATGGACAGCAAGACCCCCTGCATGATGATTGCAGCCAAGTCGGACCTGCCGGAGGTCAAGCAGATGTACGGCTGCAGTCCACTGGAGTTCTGCAGGAGGCACAAGATGCCTCCGCCTCAGTCTTTCACCTGTAACACAGCAGGGGATCCCAGCAGAGAAATCTATACCAAACTTACCACCATGGCCATGTACCC CCACGCCCGGCTGCGCTGCATGTGCACCTGCAACCGGTGCACTTTCTGCTTGTGTCAGAACTTCCTCAACTCTGAGCTCCTGCAGACCGTCAGGGCCAAATTCTACGCTGTAATGCTCAGaag ACATGTTAGCCAAGCAGACCGGAAGAGCGCCACCTTCTGGCTAAGAGCAAGCGTTGGGGCCACGGTGTTCGCCGTGCTCGGGGTCGCCATGTACAGAGTGCTCCTGAAAAGCCGGTGA
- the LOC101171386 gene encoding mitochondrial Rho GTPase 1-A isoform X2, with the protein MRKDVRILLVGEPKVGKTSLIMSLVSEEFPDLVPYRAEEITIPADVTPERVPTHIVDYSEAEQTDEQLFQEISKANVICIVYSVNNKKSIEKVTSHWIPLITENTDKDSRVPLILVGNKSDLVEHSSMETVLPIMNQYSEIETCVECSAKNLKNISELFYYAQKAVLHPTGPLYCPEKKDMKPLCVKALARIFKVSDLDNDGILNDNELNFFQRTCFNTPLEHQALEDVKNVVRKNLIDGVHDNGLTLKGFLFLHMLFIQRGRHETTWTVLRRFGYDDDLELNQDYLFPPLKVPPDCTTELNYNAYLFLQSVFDKHDKDRDCALSPEELEDLFDVFPYMPWGADVNNTVCTNERGWITYQGYLSQWTLTTYLDVQRCLEYLGYLGYSIIAEQESQADGITVTRDKKIDLQKKQTQRSVFRCNVFGEVGSGKSGFLQAFLGRNLSRQKTIKEEHRSYYAISTTYVYGQEKYLLLHEVFPDFDYLSDSDLACDVVCLVYDASNPYSFEYCAKVFKQYFMDSKTPCMMIAAKSDLPEVKQMYGCSPLEFCRRHKMPPPQSFTCNTAGDPSREIYTKLTTMAMYPHVSQADRKSATFWLRASVGATVFAVLGVAMYRVLLKSR; encoded by the exons ATGCGAAAAGACGTGAGGATCCTGCTGGTAGGAGAAC CCAAGGTGGGGAAGACATCACTCATCATGTCTCTGGTCAGCGAGGAGTTTCCAGATTTG GTCCCCTATAGAGCTGAGGAGATCACCATACCTGCAGATGTCACACCAGAGAGAGTTCCCACACACATAGTCGACTATTCAG AGGCGGAGCAGACAGATGAGCAACTGTTTCAAGAGATTTCTAAG GCAAATGTCATTTGCATCGTGTACTCTGTCAACAACAAGAAGTCCATAGAGAAA GTGACCAGTCACTGGATCCCCCTAATCACCGAGAACACAGACAAGGACAGCAG GGTTCCTCTGATCCTGGTGGGGAACAAGTCAGACCTGGTGGAGCACAGCAGCATGGAGACCGTGCTTCCCATTATGAACCAGTACAGCGAGATAGAGACTTGTGTTGAG TGTTCAGCAAAGAACCTAAAGAACATCTCTGAGTTGTTCTACTATGCTCAGAAGGCTGTCCTTCATCCCACAGGTCCACTCTACTGTCCAGAGAAAAAAGAT ATGAAGCCGCTTTGTGTTAAAGCCCTGGCTCGGATCTTTAAAGTGTCCGACCTGGACAACGATGGCATCCTCAATGACAACGAGCTCAACTTTTTCCAG CGGACTTGCTTCAACACTCCTCTGGAGCATCAGGCGTTGGAGGACGTGAAAAACGTGGTTAGGAAGAATTTGATCGACGGTGTCCATGACAACGGCCTTACATTGAAAG GCTTCCTGTTTCTCCACATGCTCTTCATCCAGCGAGGACGCCATGAAACCACCTGGACTGTCCTGAGGAGGTTTGGATACGACGATGATTTGGAGCTGAATCAGGACTACCTTTTCCCCCC GTTGAAAGTTCCTCCCGACTGCACCACTGAGCTCAATTACAATGCCTACCTGTTCCTGCAGAGCGTCTTTGACAAACACGAtaag GACCGTGACTGTGCCTTGTCGCCTGAAGAGTTGGAGGActtgtttgatgtttttcccTACATGCCCTGGGGTGCAGATGTCAACAATACCGTTTGCACTAATGAGCGAGGGTGGATCACTTACCAGGGCTATCTCTCACAGTGGAC gttAACAACGTATCTGGATGTTCAGCGATGTTTGGAGTATTTAGGTTACCTCGGTTACTCAATAATTGCTGAGCAGGAGTCGCAGGCGGATGGAATTACAG TGACCAGAGATAAGAAGATTGACTTACAGAAGAAGCAGACCCAGCGCAGCGTCTTCCGCTGCAACGTGTTTGGAGAAGTCGGCAGTGGAAAAAGCGGCTTCCTCCAAGCGTTTCTGGGTCGAAACCTCTCG cGACAAAAGACGATTAAAGAGGAGCACAGATCCTACTACGCAATCAGTACGACCTACGTTTACGGCCAGGAGAAATACCTTCTG cTGCATGAAGTATTCCCCGACTTCGACTACTTGTCTGACTCTGATCTGGCTTGTGACGTTGTCTGCCTGGTCTATGATGCCAGCAACCCGTACTCCTTTGAATACTGCGCCAAAGTTTTTAAG CAATACTTCATGGACAGCAAGACCCCCTGCATGATGATTGCAGCCAAGTCGGACCTGCCGGAGGTCAAGCAGATGTACGGCTGCAGTCCACTGGAGTTCTGCAGGAGGCACAAGATGCCTCCGCCTCAGTCTTTCACCTGTAACACAGCAGGGGATCCCAGCAGAGAAATCTATACCAAACTTACCACCATGGCCATGTACCC ACATGTTAGCCAAGCAGACCGGAAGAGCGCCACCTTCTGGCTAAGAGCAAGCGTTGGGGCCACGGTGTTCGCCGTGCTCGGGGTCGCCATGTACAGAGTGCTCCTGAAAAGCCGGTGA
- the LOC101158081 gene encoding arf-GAP with dual PH domain-containing protein 2 isoform X2 — translation MANLARNNKILLELVQRPGNNVCADCSAPEPDWASYTLGVFVCLNCSGMHRNLPSVSKVKSIRLDYWDSSLVEFMQKRGNSEAKAIFEKCVPTFFYKPRQNDCIVLKDQWIRAKYERREFTGENNRFLQIYTSEQFESPMWKKGRVNKQFLKRNFLLSQRDFTLKYFIKEDSKVPKAVISMKDLNADFQPEKIGHPHGLQISYSEDDHTRNLFVYHDDGQTVVTFFNAIRATRLAYLLRKHQTLRNSDTRESFKKRWFTLNLTNRKLLYLKSPLDATEKGFAFIGSESHGYSVSACSGQSKRGGRWRWGIFLKTPDREYVFMCEQESEQKEWIEAFRKIISQPMTPEDYANEANLRRGK, via the exons ATGGCCAATCTGGCAAGAAATAACAAAATCCTTCTGGAACTTGTACAACGGCCGGGGAACAACGTGTGTGCCGACTGTTCAGCTCCTG AGCCGGACTGGGCATCGTACACTCTGGGCGTCTTTGTGTGCCTGAACTGTTCTGGCATGCACCGAAATTTACCCTCTGTCAGCAAAGTCAAATCCATACGGCTGGATTACTGGGACAGCTCTCTGGTGGAG TTCATGCAAAAGAGAGGCAATTCCGAAGCCAAAGCCATTTTTGAGAAGTGTGtcccaacttttttttacaagccGCGACAAAACGACTGCAT tgttCTGAAGGATCAATGGATCCGTGCGAAGTATGAAAGAAGGGAATTCACCggagaaaacaacaggtttctGCAAATTTACACTTCTG AACAGTTTGAATCCCCTATGTGGAAGAAAGGCAGAGTCAACAAGCAGTTCCTCAAAAGGAACTTTCTGCTGTCTCAGCGAGATTTCACCCTTAAGTACTTCATCAAAGAAGAT TCCAAGGTTCCCAAAGCCGTCATCAGCATGAAGGATCTGAACGCAGATTTCCAGCCAGAGAAGATCGGACACCCTCACGGTCTGCAGATTTCCTACTCGGAGGATGACCACACGAGGAATCTCTTTGTTTATCACGATGATGGGCAG ACAGTTGTTACTTTCTTTAATGCTATTCGGGCGACGCGCTTGGCCTACCTCCTGAGGAAACACCAGACACTTCGAAACAGCGAT acaCGGGAGTCTTTCAAGAAGAGATGGTTCACTCTGAACTTGACGAACAGAAAACTTCTGTATTTGAAATCTCCACTG GATGCCACAGAGAAGGGCTTTGCCTTCATCGGCTCAGAGAGCCATGGATACTCTGTGTCAGCGTGCAGCGGTCAGTCCAAAAGAGGAGGCCGGTGGCGCTGGGGGATCTTTCTGAAGACTCCTGATAGGGAGTATGTCTTCATGTGTGAGCAGGAATCTGAGCAGAAGGAGTGGATAGAGGCTTTTAGAAAGATCATCAGTCAACCCATGACTCCAGAGGACTATGCCA ATGAAGCCAATTTAAGGCGAGGAAAATAA
- the LOC101158081 gene encoding arf-GAP with dual PH domain-containing protein 2 isoform X1 codes for MANLARNNKILLELVQRPGNNVCADCSAPEPDWASYTLGVFVCLNCSGMHRNLPSVSKVKSIRLDYWDSSLVEFMQKRGNSEAKAIFEKCVPTFFYKPRQNDCIVLKDQWIRAKYERREFTGENNRFLQIYTSEQFESPMWKKGRVNKQFLKRNFLLSQRDFTLKYFIKEDSKVPKAVISMKDLNADFQPEKIGHPHGLQISYSEDDHTRNLFVYHDDGQTVVTFFNAIRATRLAYLLRKHQTLRNSDLVPQLTSKSLKEGYMEKTGPTTRESFKKRWFTLNLTNRKLLYLKSPLDATEKGFAFIGSESHGYSVSACSGQSKRGGRWRWGIFLKTPDREYVFMCEQESEQKEWIEAFRKIISQPMTPEDYANEANLRRGK; via the exons ATGGCCAATCTGGCAAGAAATAACAAAATCCTTCTGGAACTTGTACAACGGCCGGGGAACAACGTGTGTGCCGACTGTTCAGCTCCTG AGCCGGACTGGGCATCGTACACTCTGGGCGTCTTTGTGTGCCTGAACTGTTCTGGCATGCACCGAAATTTACCCTCTGTCAGCAAAGTCAAATCCATACGGCTGGATTACTGGGACAGCTCTCTGGTGGAG TTCATGCAAAAGAGAGGCAATTCCGAAGCCAAAGCCATTTTTGAGAAGTGTGtcccaacttttttttacaagccGCGACAAAACGACTGCAT tgttCTGAAGGATCAATGGATCCGTGCGAAGTATGAAAGAAGGGAATTCACCggagaaaacaacaggtttctGCAAATTTACACTTCTG AACAGTTTGAATCCCCTATGTGGAAGAAAGGCAGAGTCAACAAGCAGTTCCTCAAAAGGAACTTTCTGCTGTCTCAGCGAGATTTCACCCTTAAGTACTTCATCAAAGAAGAT TCCAAGGTTCCCAAAGCCGTCATCAGCATGAAGGATCTGAACGCAGATTTCCAGCCAGAGAAGATCGGACACCCTCACGGTCTGCAGATTTCCTACTCGGAGGATGACCACACGAGGAATCTCTTTGTTTATCACGATGATGGGCAG ACAGTTGTTACTTTCTTTAATGCTATTCGGGCGACGCGCTTGGCCTACCTCCTGAGGAAACACCAGACACTTCGAAACAGCGAT TTGGTGCCTCAGTTAACGTCAAAAAGTCTGAAGGAGGGCTACATGGAGAAGACGGGCCCAACA acaCGGGAGTCTTTCAAGAAGAGATGGTTCACTCTGAACTTGACGAACAGAAAACTTCTGTATTTGAAATCTCCACTG GATGCCACAGAGAAGGGCTTTGCCTTCATCGGCTCAGAGAGCCATGGATACTCTGTGTCAGCGTGCAGCGGTCAGTCCAAAAGAGGAGGCCGGTGGCGCTGGGGGATCTTTCTGAAGACTCCTGATAGGGAGTATGTCTTCATGTGTGAGCAGGAATCTGAGCAGAAGGAGTGGATAGAGGCTTTTAGAAAGATCATCAGTCAACCCATGACTCCAGAGGACTATGCCA ATGAAGCCAATTTAAGGCGAGGAAAATAA
- the tefm gene encoding transcription elongation factor, mitochondrial translates to MWVIERFLSSVIQRGQSGLLRRSLRGSLPELELRYLQCTCCWRSRIPVAGFETLNASLSSEPCKDDGSSRPLDACYTSEQRAAILQLLNNGSPAELASIKLLRGRKSINIVEHRSKNGPFKSLESVVDVPLLKHKSAVVVFNSILNPVKKERKVRIQLARFIKPEVDRSWLEEASSLVSIVCGTNKIAWAHVDRQMMVLDWQQQECPNFLKGTYMASAYLNDVSAVVSLLPPASFYLIEKSSISVQNTALFPVMAHMRTVEAMLFALLEPRITPPEPNIPPRVLNMMRTAVGRHFGLMVGESRTSGAQIVRQMMTESVTEKLPRVNFPQELLVKYRNYFQMGSRRGGDELCDALLQAVAFYELLCES, encoded by the exons ATGTGGGTCATTGAACGATTTTTATCCTCTGTTATCCAAAGAG GACAGTCCGGGTTGCTCCGCCGCTCTCTGCGCGGCTCCCTGCCCGAGCTGGAGCTTCGGTACCTCCAGTGCACATGCTGTTGGAGGAGCCGGATTCCCGTGGCAGGGTTCGAGACCCTGAACGCGTCGCTGTCCTCGGAGCCCTGCAAGGACGACGGCAGCAGCAGACCTCTGGACGCCTGCTACACCTCAGAGCAACGGGCCGCGatcctgcagctgctgaacaACGGCAGCCCGGCGGAGCTGGCCTCCATCAAACTGCTGCGAGGACGCAAGTCCATCAACATTGTGGAGCACAGAAGCAAAAACGGACCCTTTAAATCCCTGGAGAGCGTGGTAGACGTGCCTCTGCTGAAGCACAAAAGCGCCGTGGTAGTCTTTAACTCCATCCTGAACCCGGTGAAAAAGGAGAGGAAAGTGAGGATCCAGCTGGCTAGGTTCATCAAACCTGAGGTGGACCGGTCCTGGTTGGAG GAGGCCAGTTCTCTTGTCTCAATAGTCTGTGGGACTAATAAAATCGCCTGGGCTCATGTGGACAGACAGATGATGGTGCTGGACTGGCAACAGCAGGAATGTCCAAACTTCCTAAAGGGAACATACATGGCATCTGCTTATTTGAACGAC GTGTCGGCCGTCGTGTCCCTCCTCCCGCCGGCAAGTTTTTACCTAATCGAGAAGTCGTCCATCTCGGTTCAGAACACGGCGCTGTTTCCTGTCATGGCTCACATGAGGACAGTGGAAGCCATGCTTTTTGCCCTGCTGGAGCCCAGAATCACCCCTCCTGAACCAAACATCCCCCCCAG GGTCCTCAACATGATGAGGACGGCTGTGGGGCGGCACTTTGGGCTGATGGTGGGCGAGTCCCGGACCAGCGGGGCTCAGATAGTCCGTCAGATGATGACGGAGTCTGTGACGGAGAAGCTCCCCAGGGTAAACTTTCCCCAGGAGCTGCTGGTCAAGTACAGGAACTACTTCCAGATGGGCAGTCGGAGAGGAGGGGATGAGCTGTGCGACGCGCTGCTTCAGGCGGTGGCGTTCTACGAGCTTCTCTGTGAAAGTTAG